In the genome of Desulfofarcimen acetoxidans DSM 771, one region contains:
- the fabD gene encoding ACP S-malonyltransferase, whose protein sequence is MSLAFVFPGQGSQYVGMCRQFYDNYQVVRDIFDLADKALAFSISELCFQGPEELLGQTENTQPAVLTASIACQAVLLEAGIAPEALAGHSLGEYSALVAAGALSFSDAVQIVRKRGQLMQQAVPPGGGAMAAILGLDAGMLQEVCKHASDLGMVEVANYNCPGQLVIAGSAAALEKAIVLAKEAGAKRAIKLVVSGPFHSALMFPAAEKLGRELEQISIIEPKLRLVANISADYVTTAEQIKDCLVRQVYGPVRWIEVVQKMINDGIDTFVEVGPGKVLSGLIKKIDKRVNIYNVEDQPSLEKALASLKGVS, encoded by the coding sequence ATGTCTTTGGCTTTTGTTTTTCCGGGACAGGGTTCGCAATATGTCGGTATGTGCAGGCAGTTTTATGATAATTACCAGGTTGTCAGAGACATATTTGATTTGGCGGATAAAGCGCTTGCTTTCAGCATCAGTGAGTTGTGTTTTCAAGGGCCGGAAGAATTGTTAGGACAGACTGAAAATACTCAGCCGGCTGTTTTGACTGCCAGCATTGCTTGCCAGGCTGTTTTATTGGAGGCTGGTATTGCCCCTGAAGCATTAGCCGGGCACAGTCTGGGAGAATACTCGGCACTGGTGGCCGCCGGTGCGTTGAGCTTTTCAGATGCGGTGCAAATTGTGCGCAAGCGCGGCCAATTAATGCAACAGGCCGTTCCCCCCGGCGGTGGGGCTATGGCAGCTATTTTAGGTTTGGATGCAGGTATGTTGCAGGAGGTTTGTAAGCATGCGTCGGATTTGGGTATGGTGGAAGTGGCTAATTATAACTGTCCGGGGCAACTGGTAATAGCGGGCTCCGCGGCGGCCCTGGAGAAAGCCATTGTATTGGCCAAAGAGGCGGGTGCTAAGCGGGCGATTAAGCTGGTTGTGAGCGGACCGTTTCATTCTGCTTTAATGTTCCCGGCTGCGGAAAAACTGGGCCGGGAATTAGAGCAGATCAGTATTATTGAGCCTAAACTAAGATTGGTGGCTAATATTTCTGCTGACTATGTTACTACAGCTGAGCAGATAAAAGATTGTCTGGTTAGACAGGTCTATGGGCCGGTCAGGTGGATAGAAGTTGTACAAAAAATGATTAATGACGGTATTGATACCTTTGTGGAAGTTGGTCCCGGCAAGGTTTTAAGCGGGTTGATTAAGAAAATTGATAAAAGGGTAAATATTTATAATGTTGAAGACCAACCTTCTTTGGAAAAAGCGCTTGCAAGTTTGAAGGGGGTTAGCTAA